One Fusarium falciforme chromosome 12, complete sequence DNA window includes the following coding sequences:
- a CDS encoding ABM domain-containing protein: protein MARPTTEFAVLSLVPGANLVDPESEGSRIWRDCLKTLSSFEGFRSSLYSVDEKNTNTMVEIVDWESIEAHQAATESPKYGPFLEKVSTILAGPPNLKHAMLNVYGAEGELSLSPPAAAFKGTPTVIQKFYFPASVDAAAVDASALEMVHSLRSLKGFKAAATGWLLEDVEHQALGGSAGKGFVLVTGWENSGLAREFSTSLIANHELQRVGAKADEGFVANF, encoded by the exons ATGGCCAGACCCACGACCGAATTTGCAGTGCTCTCGTTAGTACCAGGAGCAAACTTGGTAGATCCTGAGTCTGAAGGGAGCCGCATCTGGAGAGATTGCCTCAAGACATTGAGTTCCTTTGAGGGGTTTCGCAGCTCCCTCTACAGCGTCGATGAAAAGAACACCAATACCATGGTGGAGATTGTGG ACTGGGAGAGCATCGAGGCTCACCAAGCAGCGACCGAATCTCCCAAATATGGCCCTTTCTTGGAAAAAGTGAGCACCATCTTGGCCGGGCCTCCGAACCTAAAACATGCCATGCTCAATGTCTACGGGGCGGAAGGAGAGTTAAGCCTGTCTCCACCGGCCGCCGCTTTCAAAGGCACTCCGACCGTCATCCAGAAGTTCTACTTCCCGGCTTCTGTCGATGCTGCGGCAGTCGACGCATCGGCTCTCGAAATGGTCCACTCGCTCAGGAGCCTGAAAGGGTTCAAGGCAGCGGCAACAGGGTGGTTGCTTGAAGACGTTGAGCACCAGGCATTGGGAGGAAGTGCAGGCAAAGGTTTCGTTTTGGTTACGGGCTGGGAGAATTCTGGCCTTGCTAGAGAGTTTAGCACGTCTCTGATTGCCAACCATGAGCTGCAAAGAGTTGGAGCCAAGGCAGACGAGGGTTTCGTCGCTAACTTCTAA
- a CDS encoding NmrA domain-containing protein encodes MPKYVLTGADGNLGKIAASHAVEIVQPEDELVITTYKEDAVPAELRQSWIDKGAKFAVATYDDIESLKAVFEGAEAVSFISTWLFGEGRRRQAQTVVDAAKACGVKRVCYTSFIGAGIEAENEEDIPFLPRDHHAIEKIIYASGLDYSIQRNYLYADNIPTLFAPSFKFCGDRWLTNTHGQAGAYVAREDCGRVLACLLLGKGEPNTVYDITGPEAVTNQEVFDWMCSQTGYKGELVDMPDDELKQWWLDHGLPTDFFGDFSQLPMKLCIGDLMCCGEMVAEGHMAKTTDNVEKLTGRKPVPFRETLLQYKDLFPKPEE; translated from the coding sequence ATGCCCAAGTACGTCCTCACTGGCGCAGATGGAAATCTGGGCAAGATTGCCGCCAGCCACGCCGTTGAGATCGTTCAACCCGAGGACGAGCTAGTTATCACAACATACAAAGAAGATGCCGTCCCTGCTGAGTTGCGTCAGTCTTGGATAGACAAGGGCGCCAAGTTCGCTGTTGCCACCTATGATGATATTGAGAGCCTCAAGGCCGTGTTTGAGGGAGCAGAGGCAGTCTCGTTCATCTCCACATGGCTCTTTGGTGAAGGCCGACGACGTCAGGCTCAGACTGTTGTTGATGCAGCAAAGGCATGCGGCGTGAAGCGAGTCTGCTACACGTCATTTATCGGAGCTGGAATTGAGGCCGAGAACGAAGAGGATATTCCCTTCTTGCCTAGAGACCACCATGCTATCGAAAAGATCATCTACGCCTCTGGTCTGGACTATAGCATACAGCGCAACTACCTCTACGCTGACAACATTCCCACTCTTTTCGCCCCTTCATTCAAGTTCTGCGGTGACCGCTGGTTGACAAACACCCACGGTCAAGCCGGCGCTTATGTCGCCCGAGAGGATTGCGGTCGCGTTCTTGCTTGCCTACTTCTCGGCAAGGGAGAGCCCAACACTGTATATGACATTACTGGCCCTGAGGCTGTCACAAACCAGGAAGTCTTTGACTGGATGTGCAGCCAGACTGGTTATAAGGGAGAGCTCGTGGACATGCCAGATGACGAGCTGAAGCAGTGGTGGCTGGATCATGGACTGCCTACCGACTTCTTTGGTGACTTTTCCCAGTTGCCCATGAAGCTGTGCATTGGCGATTTGATGTGCTGTGGCGAGATGGTTGCTGAAGGACACATGGCCAAGACGACCGATAATGTTGAGAAGCTGACGGGTCGGAAGCCAGTGCCTTTCCGGGAGACCCTTCTTCAGTATAAGGACCTCTTCCCTAAGCCTGAAGAGTAA
- a CDS encoding TRNA(His) guanylyltransferase, protein MENQPPSKSLASRMKEYEAITEIHLDPFRPAILRLDGHSFSKFTASFAKPFDGRLHTAMVKTCADLLGAYSSASLAYTQSDEITLVFPDGVGSQFNGRVTKIASLAAGRCSVHFYSHLMDALFETPEPPVKGFSPLPFPHFENQTLPHFDGRLFNVPNVEECLSNVIWRCRGDAIRNSVSGFARSLFTTEELHGKNKDDMLDMVKKKGFPYEQSVPKWALEGSMVKRTLVKMAAVDQKTGETVEVVRTRTRCEDRGITEFSDENLALVRDKYWPKT, encoded by the coding sequence ATGGAGAACCAACCCCCATCCAAATCGCTGGCTTCACGCATGAAGGAGTACGAAGCAATAACGGAGATCCACCTCGATCCATTCAGGCCTGCCATCCTCCGACTCGACGGTCACTCGTTTTCCAAGTTCACAGCGTCATTTGCGAAACCATTTGATGGGCGATTACACACCGCCATGGTCAAGACGTGTGCTGACCTACTTGGCGCATATTCATCAGCCAGTTTGGCGTACACGCAGTCAGATGAGATCACCCTTGTGTTCCCAGATGGCGTCGGTAGCCAGTTCAATGGCCGTGTCACAAAGATTGCCTCGCTAGCTGCGGGACGTTGCTCTGTCCATTTTTACTCGCACCTCATGGACGCACTGTTCGAGACACCAGAACCACCCGTCAAGGGCTTTTCCCCACTCCCTTTTCCTCATTTTGAGAACCAGACACTTCCTCACTTCGATGGTCGCCTATTTAACGTCCCAAACGTTGAAGAGTGCCTGAGCAATGTCATATGGCGATGCCGCGGCGACGCCATCCGGAACAGCGTATCAGGCTTTGCAAGGAGTCTTTTCACAACAGAGGAGCTACACGGAAAGAACAAAGACGACATGCTCGACatggtcaagaagaagggctttCCGTATGAACAATCTGTACCAAAATGGGCTCTAGAGGGGTCCATGGTGAAGAGGACTCTTGTCAAGATGGCAGCGGTAGATCAGAAAACCGGTGAAACAGTCGAGGTAGTGCGGACGAGGACAAGGTGTGAGGATAGAGGAATAACAGAGTTCTCGGATGAGAACTTGGCTCTGGTAAGGGACAAATACTGGCCTAAGACATGA